The Lewinellaceae bacterium genome has a segment encoding these proteins:
- the rpsI gene encoding 30S ribosomal protein S9, whose translation MEMINAIGRRKASVARVYLTKGEGNILVNGKDYKEYFPLPHIQGNITAPFKTVAVENIYDVKVNVKGGGYKGQAEAIRMGISRALVKLNEDFRSPLKSEKFLTRDARVVERKKYGKPKARKSFQFSKR comes from the coding sequence ATGGAAATGATAAATGCTATAGGAAGAAGGAAAGCTTCGGTTGCGAGAGTTTACCTCACCAAAGGAGAAGGTAATATTCTTGTCAATGGAAAAGATTACAAAGAGTACTTCCCACTTCCACATATTCAAGGCAACATTACTGCACCTTTCAAAACAGTAGCTGTTGAGAATATCTATGATGTAAAAGTTAATGTAAAGGGAGGAGGTTATAAGGGCCAGGCTGAAGCCATTCGTATGGGGATTTCCAGGGCACTTGTAAAACTGAACGAAGATTTTCGCTCTCCGCTTAAAAGTGAGAAATTTCTTACTCGTGATGCCCGTGTGGTTGAACGTAAGAAATACGGTAAACCAAAAGCGAGAAAGAGCTTCCAGTTCTCAAAGCGTTAA
- the rplM gene encoding 50S ribosomal protein L13, with the protein MNTLSYKTESAKKETVERNWYVVDAEGEIVGRLCTKIAAVLRGKHKPNFTPHVDCGDFIIVVNADKVRFTGNKMDDKNYLRYSGYPGGQKSTTAKEVMAKKPRFIIENAVKGMLPKNKLGRAMIKKMFVYDGPDHQHEAQKPQAFEF; encoded by the coding sequence GTGAATACACTGAGTTATAAGACAGAATCAGCAAAAAAAGAGACCGTTGAACGCAACTGGTACGTCGTGGATGCTGAAGGTGAGATTGTGGGTCGCTTATGCACAAAAATTGCAGCTGTGCTGAGAGGTAAACACAAACCTAATTTCACACCGCACGTTGATTGTGGTGATTTCATTATTGTAGTCAATGCAGATAAAGTCCGTTTTACCGGTAACAAAATGGACGACAAAAATTATCTCAGATATTCCGGTTATCCGGGGGGGCAAAAGTCTACAACGGCCAAAGAAGTGATGGCTAAAAAGCCACGGTTCATTATTGAAAACGCTGTGAAAGGAATGTTACCAAAAAACAAACTGGGTCGTGCAATGATCAAAAAAATGTTTGTTTATGATGGTCCTGATCATCAGCATGAAGCACAAAAACCACAAGCTTTCGAATTTTAA